In the genome of Deltaproteobacteria bacterium, the window GGCGGAATACGGCTCAGACCTGATCGTCGACATGCTCAAGAGCCTGGGCATCAAGTACGCGGCCCTGAACCCCGGAGCGAGCTTTCGGGGCATTCACGACTCGCTGGTGAACTACAATCACAACACGAACCCGGAGATGATCGTGTGCTGCCACGAGGAGATCGCGGTGGCCGTGGCCCACGGCTACGCCAAGGCTACCGGCGAGCCCATGGCCGCCATCGTGCACGACGTGGTGGGTCTCCAGCACGCCTCCATGGCCATCTACAATGCGTGGTGTGACAAGACGCCGGTGCTGGTGCTGGGAGGCACGGGCCCCATGGACACCACCAAGCGGCGCCCGTGGATAGACTGGATCCACACGGCGCTGGTGCAGGGCAACTTCGTGCGCGACATCGTCAAGCTGGACGACCAGCCCATGAGCCTGGGCGCGCTGTCCAACTCCATCCTGCGCGGCTACCGCGTGGCCATGACCGAGCCCAAGGGGCCGGTCTACCTGTGCTTCGACCTCGACCTGCAGGAATCGCGGCTGCCGGAAGCCATGGCCCAGTCCATGCCGGCGCCCGACCGTTTCCGCCCGCCGGTGCCGCTCCAGGCCGAGCAGGGCGCCATCGAGGAAGCCGCGGCGTGGCTGTGCGACGCGCGAAACCCGCTCATCATCGCCGACTACATGGGCCGGAATCCCTTGTCCATGCTCTCGCTGGTG includes:
- a CDS encoding thiamine pyrophosphate-binding protein, which codes for MAEYGSDLIVDMLKSLGIKYAALNPGASFRGIHDSLVNYNHNTNPEMIVCCHEEIAVAVAHGYAKATGEPMAAIVHDVVGLQHASMAIYNAWCDKTPVLVLGGTGPMDTTKRRPWIDWIHTALVQGNFVRDIVKLDDQPMSLGALSNSILRGYRVAMTEPKGPVYLCFDLDLQESRLPEAMAQSMPAPDRFRPPVPLQAEQGAIEEAAAWLCDARNPLIIADYMGRNPLSMLSLVELAEELGAAVVDRGARHNFPNTHPLDLSGREKELVAEADVILGLDVMDLYGALHRHDAKTQTSAPAFQPGCKIINVTLADFAIKSWSTEFMELSPVDLPILADTKVFVPALTEAVRRRGGPEKSVKDDRCRALEQRHREIREESQAMLRKRWDESPISPPRMSQEIWEVIKDEDWTLVAGSFRGWPRRLWDWEKPN